One Thermococcus sp. MV5 genomic region harbors:
- a CDS encoding acetyl ornithine aminotransferase family protein: protein MEYPKLVVTPPGPKAKELVEREKKVISQGLGVKLFPVVPERGYGALIEDVDGNIFIDFLAGAAAASTGYAHPRLVKEVQEQVAKIQHSMIGYTYSKRAIEVAEILAEKAPLDNPKILFGLSGSDSIDLLMKVVRFATRRPWILAFIGAYHGQTYGATSVAAFQSSQKRGFSPLVPNVVWIPYPNPYRNIWNIDGYEEPHELINAFIDYLEKYVFAHVVPPDEVSVLLAEPIQGDAGIVVPPENFFKELKKVLDEYGIFLAMDEVQTGIGRTGKWFASEWFDVKPDFISFGKGVASGMGLSGVIGKSELMEMTSGSALLTPAANPVISAAAYATLRVIEEENLLKNALEVGKFIKERLLELKEQYEVIGDVRGKGLMIGAEVVKPETKLPDPELTGKICWRAFELGLILPSYGMFGNVIRITPPLVITREIAEKGLEIVERALKDALAGKVRHKTVTWH, encoded by the coding sequence ATGGAATATCCAAAATTAGTTGTTACTCCTCCTGGACCCAAAGCTAAGGAACTTGTAGAAAGAGAGAAGAAAGTAATTTCTCAAGGTTTAGGGGTTAAACTCTTCCCAGTTGTGCCCGAAAGGGGATATGGAGCACTCATTGAAGATGTTGATGGGAATATCTTTATTGATTTCCTTGCTGGAGCTGCCGCTGCTTCCACGGGTTATGCTCATCCAAGACTTGTCAAGGAAGTCCAAGAACAGGTGGCTAAAATTCAGCATTCAATGATAGGTTACACTTACAGCAAAAGAGCTATAGAAGTAGCTGAAATTTTAGCCGAAAAAGCCCCATTAGATAACCCCAAAATACTCTTTGGCCTTAGTGGTAGTGATTCAATAGACCTGCTTATGAAAGTTGTTCGTTTTGCTACGAGACGGCCTTGGATTTTAGCATTTATTGGGGCTTATCATGGCCAAACTTATGGAGCGACTTCTGTAGCTGCTTTTCAGAGTTCCCAGAAGAGAGGTTTCTCTCCCCTAGTTCCAAACGTGGTGTGGATTCCTTATCCCAATCCTTACAGGAATATCTGGAACATTGACGGCTATGAGGAGCCCCATGAGCTAATCAATGCGTTCATAGACTATCTGGAGAAATATGTTTTTGCTCACGTAGTTCCTCCTGATGAGGTTAGTGTACTTTTGGCAGAACCTATTCAAGGGGATGCAGGGATAGTTGTTCCTCCAGAAAACTTTTTCAAAGAACTCAAGAAAGTGCTTGATGAGTATGGAATCTTTCTGGCAATGGACGAAGTTCAAACTGGTATTGGAAGAACAGGAAAGTGGTTTGCAAGTGAATGGTTTGATGTAAAACCTGATTTTATTTCATTTGGGAAAGGTGTTGCAAGTGGAATGGGACTAAGTGGTGTCATTGGAAAAAGTGAACTTATGGAAATGACAAGTGGCTCCGCTTTATTAACTCCTGCAGCTAATCCCGTAATTTCAGCAGCGGCATATGCAACGTTAAGAGTAATAGAGGAGGAAAACCTTCTTAAAAATGCCCTAGAAGTCGGGAAGTTTATAAAAGAGCGTTTGCTTGAGTTAAAAGAACAGTATGAAGTAATCGGGGACGTTAGGGGAAAGGGCCTCATGATAGGGGCTGAAGTTGTAAAACCTGAGACAAAGCTGCCAGACCCAGAACTCACAGGGAAGATATGTTGGCGGGCATTCGAGCTGGGCCTAATTTTGCCGAGCTATGGAATGTTTGGAAACGTCATAAGAATAACTCCTCCACTTGTAATAACCAGAGAGATAGCAGAAAAAGGTTTAGAAATAGTGGAACGAGCTTTAAAAGACGCCTTGGCAGGTAAAGTGAGACACAAGACGGTTACGTGGCATTAG
- a CDS encoding sodium:alanine symporter family protein: MSAIMDFINWLDGMVWGPPIMVLLVGTGLLLTLYLGGIQFRRLAWSIKFTLFEGRKKQGEGDITPFQALTATIAGTVGIGNIAGVATAIAAGGPGALFWMWITALVGMATRYSEGLLGVAFRSKLPDGTMIGGTFNFLERGLSEEEIPPTWRTIAGLFIVLFALFIGYEATKLSGGLMILAAIIAILFLILALYLLSGRSLPSIGKTLAILFALFAAISAFGIGNMTQANSLALGMKQAFNVPTWITGAFFAFITFIVIVGGIKRIGEVTEALVPFMAIIYFVFAIGVWIKYAGQLPGAIALVFKDAFTGEAVAGGAIGTVIRWGVARGLFSNEAGLGTATLAHASARTDHPSRQAHVAMLGPLIDTLIICSLTGISIVATGAWETGKTSTPLTQEAFARAFGHIGEVMVVIGVIFFAYSTVLAWSFYGRQNIMYLAKWIEGDPEKFAKLYPKLHLIYNLLFVVFIFIGATTALENVWTFSDMMNGLMAIPNLVGLLLLATVIKRYTNEFVSANP; the protein is encoded by the coding sequence ATGAGTGCCATTATGGACTTTATAAACTGGCTTGATGGTATGGTATGGGGCCCCCCAATAATGGTTTTGCTGGTAGGCACTGGCCTGCTATTAACCTTGTATCTAGGGGGCATTCAGTTCCGTAGACTGGCATGGTCGATAAAGTTTACTCTCTTTGAGGGAAGAAAGAAGCAGGGAGAAGGAGATATCACTCCTTTCCAAGCTTTAACAGCAACTATTGCTGGAACGGTTGGTATAGGAAACATTGCAGGTGTGGCAACTGCCATAGCCGCGGGAGGACCTGGAGCACTATTTTGGATGTGGATAACAGCTTTAGTAGGAATGGCCACTAGATATTCAGAAGGTCTTTTGGGAGTAGCCTTTAGAAGTAAACTTCCAGATGGAACAATGATTGGAGGTACCTTTAACTTCCTAGAAAGGGGGCTTTCTGAAGAAGAAATCCCTCCAACGTGGAGAACAATAGCTGGGCTGTTTATAGTCTTGTTTGCACTGTTCATAGGGTATGAGGCCACAAAACTTAGTGGTGGACTCATGATACTAGCAGCAATAATTGCAATTTTGTTCCTGATACTAGCGTTATACCTTCTCTCAGGACGCTCTCTTCCAAGCATTGGAAAGACTCTTGCAATACTATTTGCATTGTTTGCAGCTATTTCAGCATTTGGAATTGGAAACATGACACAGGCGAACTCTTTGGCATTGGGAATGAAGCAGGCTTTTAATGTCCCAACGTGGATAACTGGAGCGTTCTTTGCTTTCATAACATTCATAGTTATCGTGGGTGGAATTAAAAGAATAGGCGAAGTTACGGAAGCATTGGTTCCATTCATGGCAATAATCTACTTCGTCTTTGCAATTGGAGTTTGGATTAAGTATGCAGGTCAATTACCAGGTGCAATTGCTTTAGTGTTTAAGGATGCGTTCACTGGTGAAGCAGTTGCAGGTGGTGCCATAGGCACGGTAATCAGGTGGGGTGTAGCAAGAGGTCTCTTCTCTAACGAGGCGGGTCTTGGAACTGCTACACTTGCACACGCTTCTGCAAGGACAGATCACCCATCAAGACAAGCTCACGTTGCAATGCTTGGTCCATTGATCGATACACTCATAATCTGTTCACTTACAGGTATTTCAATAGTCGCTACTGGAGCATGGGAGACTGGAAAGACTAGTACTCCATTGACCCAAGAGGCCTTTGCTAGGGCTTTTGGCCATATTGGTGAAGTGATGGTGGTTATAGGCGTCATATTCTTCGCTTACTCTACAGTGCTTGCATGGTCCTTCTACGGAAGACAGAACATCATGTACCTTGCAAAGTGGATTGAAGGAGATCCAGAGAAGTTTGCAAAGCTATATCCCAAACTCCACTTAATCTACAACCTGCTCTTCGTAGTGTTCATCTTCATCGGAGCTACAACAGCCCTTGAAAACGTATGGACCTTCTCAGATATGATGAACGGTCTCATGGCAATACCGAACCTCGTTGGACTACTCCTATTAGCCACTGTAATCAAGAGGTACACAAACGAATTTGTTTCGGCCAATCCATGA
- a CDS encoding ASCH domain-containing protein — MEWEMGLQEEYLRLIKEGKKKIEGRLYDEKRRQVKPGDTIIFGEKLKVKVKALRVYSSFREMLSEEGLENVLPGVKTIEEGVQIYRRFYTEEEEKKYGVVAIEIEPIKE, encoded by the coding sequence ATGGAATGGGAAATGGGTCTGCAGGAAGAGTACTTAAGGCTAATCAAAGAGGGAAAAAAGAAAATTGAAGGCAGGCTTTATGATGAAAAACGGAGGCAAGTAAAGCCTGGGGACACGATAATATTTGGGGAGAAGTTAAAGGTTAAAGTAAAAGCTCTTCGAGTATACTCTTCTTTTAGAGAAATGCTTAGTGAAGAAGGACTTGAAAATGTTTTACCAGGGGTTAAAACTATTGAAGAGGGAGTCCAAATTTATAGGCGGTTTTACACTGAAGAAGAGGAGAAAAAATACGGTGTTGTTGCAATTGAAATAGAACCAATAAAAGAATGA
- a CDS encoding NAD(P)/FAD-dependent oxidoreductase — protein sequence MKYDVAIIGGGPVGNYLANLLAGEFKVAVVEAKNSFGGKACTGILGAENYEKLNLPKEAILNKLRGAVFYSRIQSFEIERPASQAYVVDRKILERKLAESAIKKGAEYYMGTRFLEFKNGKAIVQRFNERFEIEADFYVGADGVGSKVAQEIGAKTDAEFLSGYEVEVVGDFKRTDFVEIWVNKDINNEFFMWLAPIDESTARLGTFGTYDALLRFVRLRLLKETNIVEIKTGNVGLGVRKPWVRGNVALVGDAALQIKPLTAGGIVYGMLCAHAIRYSIRRGNLNVYEDLCKDIKKQITFGLRIRRLFKALNQDQIEKFFEIFSSKEAKEVIESYADFDDHKKTITALVKNPKLLARGLRVFPMLLRYLV from the coding sequence ATGAAATATGATGTTGCGATAATTGGTGGGGGTCCAGTAGGAAACTATTTGGCAAACCTTCTTGCAGGCGAGTTTAAAGTTGCTGTTGTAGAAGCGAAAAACTCTTTTGGAGGCAAAGCCTGTACTGGGATTCTGGGAGCAGAAAACTATGAAAAACTTAACCTTCCAAAAGAAGCCATTCTAAATAAGTTGAGAGGAGCAGTATTTTATTCAAGAATTCAGAGTTTTGAGATAGAACGCCCGGCCTCTCAAGCTTATGTAGTGGATCGAAAGATCTTGGAAAGGAAACTTGCAGAGAGTGCTATTAAGAAAGGTGCCGAATATTATATGGGAACTAGGTTTTTAGAATTTAAGAATGGGAAAGCTATTGTCCAGAGGTTTAATGAGAGATTTGAAATTGAGGCAGATTTTTATGTAGGCGCTGATGGTGTCGGAAGCAAAGTGGCTCAAGAGATAGGAGCAAAGACTGATGCCGAGTTTTTGAGTGGATATGAAGTGGAAGTTGTTGGCGACTTTAAGAGGACAGACTTTGTAGAAATTTGGGTCAACAAAGATATTAATAATGAATTTTTTATGTGGCTTGCTCCTATAGATGAATCCACTGCAAGGCTCGGAACTTTTGGCACATACGATGCTCTTCTTAGATTTGTGAGACTTAGGCTTCTTAAGGAGACTAATATTGTGGAGATCAAAACAGGCAATGTGGGGTTAGGAGTTAGAAAACCCTGGGTAAGAGGGAACGTTGCTCTAGTTGGTGATGCAGCATTACAGATAAAACCCCTAACCGCAGGAGGAATTGTTTATGGGATGCTCTGTGCCCATGCCATTAGATACTCGATTAGAAGAGGAAACTTAAATGTGTATGAAGATCTATGTAAAGATATAAAGAAACAGATAACGTTTGGTTTGAGAATTAGACGATTATTCAAGGCTCTCAATCAAGACCAAATAGAAAAATTCTTTGAGATATTCTCCAGTAAGGAGGCCAAGGAGGTCATTGAAAGTTATGCAGACTTTGACGATCATAAGAAAACCATAACTGCACTTGTAAAGAACCCCAAACTGCTTGCTAGAGGTTTGAGGGTTTTCCCAATGCTTTTGAGGTATCTTGTATAG
- the pcp gene encoding pyroglutamyl-peptidase I, producing MRVLITGFEPFGGEKVNPSWESVKDLPEKINGVEILKKELPVSFKGIKEKLPQIINKTMPDIVILTGQAGGRTNITIERVAINIMESKKEDNEGYKPEDEPIFKEAPAAYFSTLPIKRIVKALRNNKIPAAISNSAGTYVCNTAMYVALHHISINNLNTKAGFIHVPYIPEQVLEKPQPSMSLEMIRKALEITIKESIKGQ from the coding sequence ATGAGAGTTTTGATCACGGGTTTTGAACCCTTTGGAGGAGAAAAGGTAAATCCCTCTTGGGAATCCGTTAAAGACCTTCCTGAAAAGATAAATGGAGTAGAAATTCTAAAAAAAGAACTCCCCGTTAGCTTCAAGGGCATCAAAGAGAAACTTCCACAAATTATAAACAAGACAATGCCAGATATTGTAATTTTGACGGGACAAGCAGGAGGAAGAACAAACATTACCATTGAAAGAGTAGCAATCAACATTATGGAATCGAAAAAAGAGGACAATGAGGGTTATAAACCCGAGGACGAGCCAATTTTTAAAGAAGCACCTGCAGCATACTTTTCAACACTACCAATCAAAAGAATCGTGAAGGCTTTAAGAAATAACAAAATCCCTGCTGCGATTTCAAATAGTGCTGGAACTTATGTGTGTAATACAGCGATGTACGTTGCTCTTCACCACATATCAATAAACAACTTGAACACAAAAGCGGGGTTCATACATGTACCTTACATCCCAGAGCAAGTTTTAGAAAAACCTCAGCCCTCAATGAGCTTAGAAATGATAAGAAAGGCATTAGAAATAACAATAAAAGAAAGTATAAAAGGTCAATAG
- the proS gene encoding proline--tRNA ligase: MENVSKTANVKRERVMNEFSDWYNEMIELAEIQDKRYPVKGMNVWLPYGLRIMRNIENLIHEEMVRTGHNEVLFPALIPETEFEKEAEHIAGFHGEVLWVTHAGEKPLEVKLILRPTSETAMYPLFNLWIRSHADLPFKIYQIVNVYRYETKHTRPLIRVREISRFFESHTAHDSFEDAERQIREDLEIFDNLAKNLALPYIVSKRPDWDKFPGAFYSLGAEVIMPDGRTLQIGTMHNYKQNFAKAYEITYETEEGTHEYVHQTTFGMSERLLAAVMGVHGDDSGLVLPPTIAPIQVVIVPIPMKESPYDVNAYAKEIAEELRTAGIRVYVDDREDIRPGRKFYDWEIKGVPLRIEVGPRDVEGNKAVFARRDTFEKFSVDRDKIVEEVRKTLDAIMENLYARAREFLETHIKRVDTVEEAKKVFEDRRGVVELPWCGEEGCGVEMEEILDASMLGIPYPEETAKIEGKKCANCGRDAKYIARFARTY; the protein is encoded by the coding sequence ATGGAAAATGTTAGCAAAACAGCAAATGTAAAACGAGAGAGAGTGATGAATGAGTTTAGCGACTGGTACAATGAGATGATAGAACTTGCTGAGATACAGGATAAGAGATATCCAGTAAAAGGTATGAACGTATGGTTGCCATACGGCCTTAGAATTATGAGAAATATCGAGAATTTAATACATGAAGAAATGGTGAGGACAGGGCATAATGAAGTTCTCTTCCCAGCACTAATCCCTGAGACTGAATTTGAAAAAGAGGCTGAGCATATAGCGGGTTTCCATGGTGAAGTTTTGTGGGTCACTCATGCTGGTGAAAAACCCCTCGAAGTAAAACTAATTCTGAGACCAACAAGCGAGACTGCCATGTATCCCCTGTTTAACTTATGGATTAGATCTCATGCAGATCTGCCATTTAAAATCTATCAAATAGTTAATGTTTATCGTTATGAGACAAAGCACACGAGACCTTTGATTAGAGTTAGAGAAATAAGCAGGTTCTTTGAATCTCACACGGCCCATGATAGTTTTGAGGATGCTGAAAGGCAAATAAGAGAAGACTTGGAGATATTTGATAATCTTGCCAAGAATCTTGCTCTCCCATATATAGTCTCTAAACGGCCTGATTGGGACAAATTCCCAGGAGCATTCTATTCACTTGGAGCAGAAGTTATAATGCCAGATGGAAGGACATTGCAAATTGGAACTATGCATAACTACAAGCAGAACTTTGCCAAAGCATATGAAATAACATATGAAACAGAAGAGGGGACTCATGAATATGTTCACCAAACCACATTTGGAATGAGTGAGAGACTCTTAGCCGCTGTCATGGGGGTTCATGGGGATGATAGTGGTCTTGTATTGCCTCCAACCATAGCTCCAATACAAGTGGTGATAGTTCCAATCCCAATGAAGGAGTCTCCCTACGACGTAAATGCATATGCTAAAGAGATAGCTGAAGAACTTAGAACAGCGGGTATAAGAGTTTACGTTGATGATAGAGAGGATATAAGGCCAGGAAGAAAGTTCTACGATTGGGAGATTAAAGGTGTGCCCTTGAGAATTGAGGTTGGTCCAAGAGATGTTGAAGGAAACAAGGCAGTATTCGCTAGAAGGGATACCTTTGAAAAGTTCAGTGTTGATAGAGATAAAATTGTGGAGGAGGTCAGAAAAACTCTTGATGCAATCATGGAAAATCTATATGCACGAGCGAGGGAATTCTTGGAGACTCACATAAAGAGGGTAGATACAGTAGAAGAGGCTAAAAAGGTCTTTGAAGACAGAAGAGGAGTAGTAGAACTTCCATGGTGTGGCGAGGAGGGCTGTGGTGTGGAAATGGAAGAAATCCTTGATGCTAGCATGCTTGGAATTCCATATCCCGAAGAAACAGCCAAAATTGAAGGAAAGAAGTGTGCCAACTGTGGAAGGGATGCAAAATACATAGCAAGATTTGCAAGAACCTATTGA
- a CDS encoding 2-hydroxyacid dehydrogenase, giving the protein MRPKVLVLFNMKTEPLKLLKESCDVDVMVYPEKSQILEIIEEYDGLIVSPLNLVDEEITERAKNLKVISTHSAGYDHINIDAATKNGIYVTKVSGVLSEAVAEFAVGLTIALLRKIVYSDKFIRKGLWNSHKTVWAWYKDIQTVHGKKVGILGMGPIGKGIARRMKALGAEIYYWSRSRKEDIEREVNAKWLPLDEVIKESNIIILALPSTPETYHIIDERRLKLLEGKYLVNIGRGTLIDEKALVKALEEGKLKGFATDVFEKEPIQESELFEMEWETVLTPHHAGLAEEAMKDMGFQAVQNLISIFRGEIPENLVNRDVLKIKPIEEVKLL; this is encoded by the coding sequence ATGCGACCAAAGGTCTTAGTTCTGTTTAATATGAAAACTGAGCCCCTAAAACTTCTGAAAGAGTCTTGTGATGTAGATGTCATGGTATATCCAGAGAAAAGCCAAATACTCGAAATTATTGAAGAATATGATGGACTAATAGTCTCTCCCTTAAATCTTGTGGATGAGGAGATCACAGAAAGGGCTAAGAATCTCAAAGTAATAAGTACTCATTCAGCTGGTTATGATCATATAAACATTGATGCAGCAACTAAAAACGGAATATACGTAACAAAGGTTAGTGGTGTTCTAAGTGAAGCAGTTGCGGAATTTGCCGTGGGACTTACAATAGCACTTTTAAGAAAGATTGTCTATTCCGATAAATTCATTAGAAAAGGCCTTTGGAATTCTCACAAGACAGTATGGGCTTGGTATAAAGATATACAAACTGTCCACGGTAAGAAAGTTGGGATTTTAGGGATGGGACCGATTGGAAAGGGGATAGCAAGAAGAATGAAGGCCCTTGGTGCTGAGATTTATTATTGGAGCAGAAGTAGAAAAGAAGACATCGAAAGGGAAGTTAATGCAAAGTGGCTACCTTTGGATGAAGTAATAAAAGAAAGTAACATTATAATCCTAGCACTTCCATCTACTCCAGAAACGTATCACATAATTGACGAGAGGAGACTTAAACTGCTGGAAGGAAAATACCTAGTTAACATTGGAAGGGGGACATTAATAGACGAAAAAGCACTTGTTAAAGCTCTAGAAGAAGGAAAACTAAAAGGCTTTGCCACAGATGTTTTTGAAAAAGAGCCTATTCAAGAAAGTGAACTTTTCGAGATGGAATGGGAAACAGTATTAACTCCCCATCATGCTGGACTAGCAGAAGAAGCTATGAAAGATATGGGCTTCCAAGCAGTCCAAAACCTAATTTCGATATTTAGAGGGGAAATACCAGAGAATCTTGTCAATAGGGATGTGCTAAAGATAAAACCAATTGAGGAAGTAAAACTCCTCTAA
- a CDS encoding D-2-hydroxyacid dehydrogenase: MKVLVAAPLHEKAIDVLKNAGLEVVYEEYPNQDRLKELVKDVSGIIVRSKPKVTKEIIDAAPNLKVIARAGVGLDNIDVEYAKSKGIEVVNSPGASSRSVAELAVALMFNVARKVAFADRKMREGVWAKKQSMGFELEGKTLGIIGFGRIGYNVGKIAKTIGMNILLYDVYKNYERAKEIGAEFVELEYLLKNSDVITIHVPLLESTYHLINEEKLKLMKPTAVLINTSRGPIIDTNALVKALEEGWIAGAGLDVFEEEPLPKDHPLTKFDNVVLTPHIGASTVEAQARAGIEVAEKVVKVLKGE, from the coding sequence ATGAAGGTGTTAGTTGCTGCACCGTTGCATGAAAAAGCAATTGATGTTTTGAAAAATGCAGGATTGGAAGTGGTTTATGAAGAGTACCCCAACCAGGATAGACTTAAAGAACTCGTGAAGGATGTTAGTGGAATAATTGTTAGAAGCAAACCAAAAGTTACGAAAGAGATTATAGATGCTGCTCCAAACCTTAAAGTAATAGCAAGGGCGGGTGTTGGGTTAGATAACATAGATGTGGAATATGCAAAGAGTAAAGGGATAGAGGTTGTTAACTCTCCCGGGGCTTCAAGCAGAAGTGTTGCTGAACTTGCTGTGGCCTTAATGTTCAATGTTGCTAGAAAAGTGGCATTTGCCGATAGAAAGATGAGGGAAGGAGTTTGGGCCAAAAAACAGAGCATGGGCTTTGAACTTGAGGGCAAGACGCTGGGGATAATTGGTTTTGGAAGGATAGGATACAATGTTGGGAAAATTGCAAAAACCATTGGAATGAATATTCTTCTCTATGATGTATACAAAAATTATGAACGGGCAAAGGAGATAGGAGCAGAGTTTGTTGAACTGGAGTATCTCTTAAAGAATAGTGATGTCATTACAATTCACGTTCCTCTCTTGGAAAGCACCTATCATCTGATTAATGAAGAGAAATTAAAGCTCATGAAGCCCACTGCAGTGCTTATTAATACATCAAGAGGACCAATTATTGATACTAATGCTCTAGTAAAGGCACTTGAGGAAGGATGGATTGCAGGAGCAGGCTTAGATGTATTTGAGGAGGAACCCCTTCCAAAGGATCACCCATTAACAAAATTCGACAATGTAGTACTTACTCCTCATATAGGTGCATCTACAGTTGAAGCTCAAGCGAGAGCAGGGATAGAAGTTGCAGAAAAGGTTGTTAAGGTTCTTAAAGGAGAATGA
- a CDS encoding TIGR00153 family protein, with translation MPIFGGKENNVFKTMDEHLKAVELTIEKLRILMETYLAGDLEKAETLMKEVEDQERVADELRRKIEVMLYQGAFLPVNRGDYARLSELIDSVADAAESAAHALILAKPKTPVDLKEEILEFVNTSLETYKLFAQSVKMLNTNVDGAIEYAKKTELAEEDADKIEYELVRKVFESEKITTFAKLVWNQVLTKIGDIADRAEDASDQVLLIALKRRG, from the coding sequence ATGCCTATATTTGGGGGTAAAGAAAACAATGTCTTTAAGACAATGGATGAACATCTTAAAGCCGTTGAGCTTACAATAGAAAAACTCCGTATATTAATGGAAACTTATCTTGCGGGAGATTTGGAAAAAGCTGAAACTTTGATGAAGGAAGTTGAAGATCAGGAAAGAGTAGCCGATGAGCTTAGAAGAAAAATTGAGGTAATGTTGTATCAAGGGGCATTCTTACCTGTAAATAGGGGGGACTATGCTAGGTTGTCCGAACTTATAGATAGCGTTGCAGATGCAGCGGAGAGTGCAGCTCATGCGTTAATCTTAGCCAAGCCCAAAACACCTGTGGATTTGAAGGAAGAGATATTAGAGTTTGTAAATACTTCTTTGGAGACATATAAATTGTTTGCGCAGTCAGTAAAAATGCTTAACACTAATGTTGATGGAGCGATAGAGTATGCAAAGAAAACAGAGCTTGCAGAGGAAGATGCTGATAAGATAGAGTATGAGCTAGTGAGAAAAGTTTTTGAGAGTGAGAAGATAACAACTTTTGCAAAACTTGTATGGAATCAAGTCCTGACTAAAATCGGAGACATAGCCGATAGGGCTGAAGATGCCTCCGATCAAGTATTGTTGATCGCATTGAAGAGGAGGGGTTGA
- a CDS encoding 2-dehydropantoate 2-reductase codes for MRIYVLGAGSIGSLFGALLSEAGEDVTLIGRYEHMREINERGLKIVGIKEFTTYPKAFTEMPPEPPDLLILSTKSYSTAHALECAKESIGHNTWILSIQNGLGNEEEALKYTENVLGGITTNGAVLEKWGVVRWVGEGITIVGQYPKGRGIFADKVVKMFDRAGLKTKLSENIVGWKWAKAIVNSAINPIGAILDIKNGRILEEEYLLDLAERVVEEGCQVATQLGIEFEKHPLEFLIETLENTQENYNSMLQDIKRGKKTEIDFINGRIVEYGREIGLGTPLNFALWSLVKAKENPQIK; via the coding sequence ATGAGGATTTATGTTCTTGGAGCGGGTTCAATTGGTTCTCTTTTTGGAGCTCTCCTGTCAGAAGCTGGTGAGGATGTAACCTTGATAGGGAGATATGAACATATGAGAGAGATAAATGAGAGAGGTCTTAAGATAGTTGGAATTAAAGAATTTACAACTTATCCAAAGGCGTTTACTGAAATGCCACCTGAGCCTCCAGACTTGTTGATCTTATCTACAAAATCTTACTCTACGGCACATGCTCTTGAATGTGCTAAGGAAAGTATAGGGCACAACACTTGGATATTAAGCATCCAGAATGGTCTTGGTAATGAGGAAGAAGCGTTAAAATATACTGAGAATGTTCTGGGAGGGATAACCACAAATGGTGCAGTACTGGAGAAGTGGGGGGTGGTGAGGTGGGTTGGAGAGGGAATAACTATAGTTGGTCAGTATCCAAAGGGAAGGGGGATATTTGCAGATAAGGTCGTAAAAATGTTCGATAGGGCTGGCTTGAAAACAAAATTAAGTGAAAACATTGTCGGGTGGAAGTGGGCAAAAGCAATAGTAAATTCTGCAATAAATCCAATAGGCGCGATTTTAGATATTAAAAATGGGAGAATTCTTGAAGAGGAATACCTCCTAGACCTCGCTGAGAGAGTTGTAGAAGAAGGGTGTCAGGTTGCAACCCAACTTGGAATAGAATTCGAAAAACATCCTCTCGAATTCTTGATTGAAACTTTGGAGAATACACAAGAAAATTATAATTCCATGCTTCAGGATATCAAAAGAGGGAAAAAAACTGAGATAGATTTTATAAATGGAAGAATAGTCGAATATGGCAGAGAAATTGGATTAGGAACACCATTAAATTTTGCTCTCTGGAGTTTAGTGAAAGCTAAGGAGAACCCACAAATTAAATAA
- a CDS encoding RNA methyltransferase, producing the protein MELKVILVEPEYPINLGAIARVMKNFGVKDLILVNPKVSLDNEIARKFAVHAVEILKNAQVVETLKEALSGIDLAIGTSGLAGGDYIPERTPITPEDFAKRLFLYEGKVGIVFGRESRGLDNKELKMLDFTVTIPTSQEYPVMNLSHAVGIILYEIYKQQLKVSHPEIKDKLRKSTRDERERAVNLWARFLDALQYPKDLEKRKLYVLMFKRFLGRGFIYAKEVHSIYGPIRKATEILERCKNDND; encoded by the coding sequence ATGGAACTAAAAGTAATACTCGTCGAACCGGAATACCCCATAAACCTAGGGGCTATTGCAAGAGTCATGAAAAACTTTGGAGTAAAAGACCTCATTCTTGTAAATCCTAAGGTTAGCCTAGATAATGAGATAGCAAGAAAGTTTGCAGTACATGCAGTGGAAATATTAAAAAATGCTCAAGTAGTAGAAACCCTCAAAGAAGCCCTAAGTGGTATTGACCTAGCTATAGGTACAAGTGGCCTAGCTGGAGGAGATTATATTCCGGAAAGAACCCCAATAACCCCAGAAGATTTCGCAAAGCGACTTTTCCTCTATGAGGGGAAGGTTGGAATAGTATTTGGACGAGAAAGTAGGGGACTAGACAACAAAGAACTTAAAATGCTGGATTTCACTGTTACAATACCCACAAGCCAAGAATACCCTGTGATGAATTTAAGTCATGCGGTCGGTATTATTCTTTATGAGATATATAAACAGCAATTAAAAGTCTCCCACCCTGAAATTAAAGACAAGTTGAGAAAATCTACACGGGATGAGAGGGAAAGGGCAGTAAATCTTTGGGCCCGATTCTTGGATGCCCTTCAATACCCCAAGGATTTAGAAAAAAGGAAACTTTATGTGTTGATGTTTAAACGCTTTTTAGGAAGAGGCTTCATATATGCAAAAGAAGTTCATTCAATTTATGGGCCCATAAGAAAAGCTACTGAGATTCTCGAGAGGTGTAAAAATGATAACGATTAA